From one Puniceicoccaceae bacterium genomic stretch:
- a CDS encoding M48 family metallopeptidase yields the protein MLNSITILFGVIILGKWLTEFVLNRLNRRHIRHCRGMIPEAFREVMTQESYDKSVSYSLDKSKLSEWEGVVDTLLVGVFLYMGLLPWVYNFFSGWIGDGIWSQSLVLLMVMVFLSLFSLPMEWWEQFKLESRYGFNNSNWKLWVSDKVKGLGLTLVIGFPMIVLLLAFFSWFPKTWWIWGFIAFFAFQLLMVILYPMVIMPIFNKLQPLQDGSLKDRLLALSERTGFHAKTIQVIDGSKRSTHSNAFFTGFGKFRRIVLFDTLIEQLEVSELEAVLAHEIGHYKKGHVPKMLIISALTGLAAFALLGWLAGSAWFIESFGFFRHAEEGGTLYNQVVPSILLFTILTGYVTFWFGPFGNTMSRRHEYEADAFASSMIKSPEPLIHALRKLHEKNLSNLTPHPFFSRFYYSHPTLLEREDALNSRMMEEVASH from the coding sequence ATGTTGAATTCAATTACTATCCTATTTGGGGTTATTATTCTGGGCAAGTGGCTCACAGAATTTGTGCTCAATCGCCTGAACCGACGTCACATCCGGCATTGTCGCGGGATGATTCCCGAAGCCTTTCGGGAGGTGATGACCCAGGAGAGTTATGACAAGTCGGTCAGTTACTCACTCGACAAGTCAAAGCTGTCAGAATGGGAAGGAGTGGTGGACACGCTGCTGGTGGGAGTTTTCCTCTACATGGGTCTGTTGCCGTGGGTGTACAACTTTTTCTCGGGCTGGATTGGCGATGGCATCTGGTCCCAGAGCCTGGTGCTGCTGATGGTGATGGTATTTCTCAGCCTTTTTTCCCTGCCGATGGAGTGGTGGGAGCAGTTCAAACTGGAGAGCCGCTACGGGTTTAACAACTCCAACTGGAAGCTGTGGGTCAGCGACAAGGTCAAGGGTCTGGGGCTGACGCTGGTGATTGGGTTTCCCATGATCGTGCTGTTGCTGGCATTTTTCAGCTGGTTCCCCAAGACGTGGTGGATTTGGGGCTTTATCGCTTTTTTTGCCTTTCAACTCTTGATGGTCATCCTCTACCCGATGGTGATCATGCCGATTTTCAACAAGTTACAGCCGCTGCAGGATGGCAGTCTGAAGGACCGTCTGCTCGCACTGTCCGAGCGCACAGGGTTCCACGCGAAGACGATTCAGGTGATCGATGGCAGCAAGCGCTCGACGCACTCCAACGCATTTTTTACGGGCTTCGGCAAGTTCCGGCGCATTGTGCTCTTTGACACCCTGATCGAGCAGCTTGAGGTCAGCGAACTTGAGGCCGTACTTGCACACGAGATCGGGCACTACAAAAAGGGGCATGTGCCCAAAATGCTGATCATCTCCGCGCTCACGGGGTTGGCCGCATTTGCACTGCTCGGCTGGCTGGCAGGCAGTGCATGGTTCATCGAGTCCTTTGGCTTTTTCCGCCATGCGGAGGAAGGCGGCACGCTTTACAATCAGGTGGTTCCTTCGATCCTGCTTTTCACCATTCTCACGGGCTATGTCACCTTTTGGTTTGGCCCGTTTGGCAATACGATGTCCCGTCGCCACGAATACGAAGCCGACGCGTTTGCGAGTTCCATGATCAAGAGTCCCGAACCGCTCATCCACGCGCTGCGCAAGCTGCACGAAAAGAACCTCAGCAACCTCACTCCTCATCCGTTTTTCAGTCGCTTTTATTACTCCCATCCAACCTTGCTCGAGCGGGAGGACGCGTTGAACAGTCGCATGATGGAAGAGGTCGCGTCGCACTGA
- the dxs gene encoding 1-deoxy-D-xylulose-5-phosphate synthase, with protein sequence MSFLEQIQSSADLKGLSLAELEVLAQEIREKIITVTSQNGGHLGPNLGVVELTIALHRVFQTPKDRFVFDVSHQGYVHKLLTGRNDARFNDIRLTGGLSGFLNREESEHDSYGAGHAGTALSAAVGMACARDRMGGDEHVVAVCGDAAFTCGITFEALNNIPNATRRLIVILNDNEWSIDKNVGAISTHLNRLITNPIYNRINDAGSQFLSHIPGGDSIRRLGRKAMRETKDMFLESSVFETFGLRYLGPIDGHDIKRVSEYLEFAKKQDVPVLLHVITQKGKGCGVALDEPEKFHGTSPFDVKTGSSTGRKVPGMTSYQDVFGRALVRHARKDSRIIGITGAMPSGTGLSYLRDELKDQYFDVGIAEEHAVLFAAGAATRGLKPVCAIYSTFLQRSYDPIIHDVCLQNLNVLFCMDRAGLSPNDGATHHGLFDIAYLRCVPNTILMQPRNEDELCDMLATGIAHEGPCFIRYPRGSGTGATIKAEPKLLPIGKAELLSKGREISLWALGDMVEVARGIAKRLEQHYEIRVSVVNARFAKPIDSSLLLTEAQNANLIVTLEDGVVNGGFGSAVMELLSDHHVCTPVCRIGWPDRFVEHASSVDELRKQHGLSAEQIYETICRHPALAELPRLRLPAATPS encoded by the coding sequence ATGTCGTTTTTAGAGCAAATCCAATCCTCAGCCGACCTGAAAGGCCTCTCCCTTGCGGAGCTCGAAGTGCTGGCTCAGGAAATAAGGGAAAAGATCATCACCGTGACCTCTCAGAATGGTGGTCATCTCGGCCCCAACCTGGGCGTCGTCGAGCTGACCATCGCGCTGCACCGGGTCTTTCAGACGCCGAAGGACCGCTTCGTCTTTGACGTGTCGCACCAGGGCTATGTGCACAAGCTGCTGACTGGGCGTAACGATGCGCGCTTCAATGACATTCGCCTGACCGGCGGGTTGAGCGGCTTTCTCAACCGCGAAGAGAGCGAGCACGATAGTTACGGTGCCGGGCATGCGGGCACAGCCCTTTCTGCCGCCGTGGGCATGGCCTGCGCGCGCGACCGCATGGGAGGTGACGAACATGTGGTGGCGGTGTGTGGAGATGCAGCCTTCACCTGCGGCATCACCTTTGAAGCACTCAACAACATTCCCAATGCCACCCGGCGGCTGATTGTCATTCTCAACGACAACGAATGGTCCATCGACAAGAACGTGGGCGCGATCTCAACCCACCTCAACCGCTTGATCACAAACCCGATCTACAACCGCATCAACGATGCGGGATCCCAATTTCTCAGTCACATTCCAGGCGGTGATTCCATCCGACGCCTGGGCCGGAAGGCCATGCGCGAGACCAAAGACATGTTCCTTGAATCCTCCGTCTTTGAAACCTTTGGCCTGCGCTACCTCGGCCCCATTGACGGGCACGACATCAAACGCGTCTCCGAATACCTGGAATTTGCAAAAAAACAGGACGTGCCAGTGCTGCTGCACGTGATCACGCAAAAGGGTAAAGGCTGCGGCGTGGCCCTTGACGAACCGGAAAAATTCCACGGAACGAGTCCGTTTGATGTGAAGACTGGCAGCTCAACGGGACGCAAGGTTCCGGGCATGACCAGTTATCAGGATGTCTTTGGTCGCGCACTCGTGCGCCACGCCCGCAAGGACTCGCGCATCATCGGCATCACCGGAGCGATGCCCAGCGGAACCGGACTCAGCTACCTGCGCGATGAACTGAAAGACCAGTATTTTGATGTTGGGATCGCAGAGGAACACGCCGTGCTCTTTGCCGCAGGAGCGGCGACGCGTGGACTCAAGCCAGTCTGTGCGATCTACTCGACCTTCCTGCAGCGCTCCTACGATCCGATCATTCATGATGTGTGCCTGCAGAACCTCAACGTGCTCTTCTGCATGGACCGCGCGGGACTCTCCCCCAACGATGGAGCAACACACCACGGCCTCTTCGACATCGCCTACCTGCGCTGTGTGCCCAACACCATTCTCATGCAACCGCGCAATGAGGACGAACTTTGTGACATGCTTGCCACTGGCATCGCCCATGAAGGTCCCTGCTTCATCCGCTATCCGCGCGGCAGTGGCACGGGAGCAACGATCAAGGCCGAACCCAAACTGTTGCCCATCGGCAAGGCCGAACTGCTGAGTAAGGGACGGGAGATCAGTTTGTGGGCACTCGGTGACATGGTCGAAGTAGCGCGTGGCATCGCCAAACGCCTCGAACAGCACTATGAGATCCGGGTGAGCGTGGTGAACGCACGCTTTGCCAAGCCGATTGACTCCAGCCTGCTGTTGACTGAAGCCCAAAACGCAAACCTGATCGTCACGCTCGAAGACGGGGTCGTCAATGGTGGCTTTGGCAGTGCGGTGATGGAACTGCTCTCCGATCATCATGTATGCACACCTGTCTGCCGCATTGGCTGGCCAGACCGCTTTGTGGAGCATGCCTCCAGTGTGGATGAACTGCGCAAACAGCATGGACTGTCCGCGGAGCAGATCTACGAAACCATCTGCCGTCACCCTGCCCTGGCAGAACTGCCCCGCCTCCGGCTCCCAGCTGCTACTCCGAGCTGA
- a CDS encoding ATP-binding protein has translation MKPVSPFFRKILEIIGAAAAYYILALLTLSFTTESISYLPIWPPAAVALLAVTLWGPVVAIGIFAGSLLSMLQFAITHGDVNYADYPLMWISMAACNAIQAVWVYFSLKSYAIRHERLVARFAIPLLLLRSAIGIPLVIALLVTLSIYVHGRLDLGNIPLTALIWCVGNSAALLASFPAVFSLRSRKGFSNRRLWSVAGGAFIGIFGMLALYSFMVNQDIRRIHQTLLNRQQIMVQSVESNMLDTLKDLNLINIAWEETDRLKLNLSQYQRILEPLLSHDPSIRVANLCKLIPHDQREAFESHLETLYQRPVPITRQGENGMLPMGPAAFYLPITLVHPIQGNEKVLGLDLLSHAPVHAVMQQLLETGEPQITPPLKLVQSTNDEKGLVIYHPSARFDPEVDPQQSSFSVMSVAYNISDVLARAWQNIRDDDIIVKLHDVTDASERFFSAIGPRGILGEEESKAYIESVEGTDLYVIRSTLEVCKRTWQFTLLADDAYYKRNLSNASVLAIAGGFLIILWFCYYFLNHLSTLFHFENMVATRTQELQIAKNQAEASAKAKADFLAIMSHEIRTPMNGIFGASELLEDTPLNAEQNQLLGIIRKSTRSLLALINDILDFSKLEVGRTNLMVESRDIVSTCRDVLESLRSLAERKGINLRFECDAQAPVVLCFDPNRLVQVLTNLIGNGIKFTDQGEVCLRLLLEPDDAKCQVTIQVQDTGIGIPRSFHQHLFEVFSQADSSQARRYEGTGLGLAISQKIITLMNGKLDFESREGEGTCFTLRLAFPKPTAGDDVKTAPRSQKKPPHLYSLLLVEDNAVNQKIIRLMLEREGYQVDVAPDGADALNKIEQRNYDLLLMDCGLPIMDGYTCTRSIRSIAKHSTLPIIALTAHALEGAAEKCIASGMNAYLSKPIRKQRLFETIQRHLPDKVSADAF, from the coding sequence ATGAAACCGGTTTCTCCATTCTTCCGGAAAATCCTCGAAATCATCGGGGCAGCTGCTGCGTACTATATCCTTGCATTACTGACACTCTCCTTCACGACAGAATCCATCTCCTATCTTCCCATCTGGCCTCCGGCAGCGGTTGCCTTGCTTGCGGTAACGCTCTGGGGTCCGGTCGTGGCAATTGGCATCTTCGCTGGCAGCCTGCTGTCCATGCTGCAATTTGCCATCACCCACGGCGATGTGAACTATGCGGACTATCCACTGATGTGGATTTCCATGGCAGCGTGCAATGCGATCCAGGCGGTATGGGTCTATTTTTCCCTGAAATCGTATGCCATCCGACACGAGCGACTCGTAGCCCGCTTCGCCATCCCCCTGCTGCTGCTTCGCAGTGCGATCGGCATCCCCCTTGTCATTGCGCTGCTGGTCACGCTGAGCATCTATGTGCATGGACGCCTGGACTTGGGCAACATACCGCTCACCGCACTGATCTGGTGCGTTGGCAACTCGGCAGCCCTCCTTGCCTCCTTTCCTGCCGTGTTCAGCTTGCGCAGTCGCAAGGGATTTTCCAACCGGCGGCTGTGGTCGGTCGCAGGTGGGGCATTTATCGGAATTTTTGGGATGCTGGCGCTCTACAGTTTCATGGTCAACCAGGACATTCGGCGCATTCACCAAACCCTGCTGAACCGCCAACAGATCATGGTGCAATCCGTGGAAAGCAACATGCTGGATACGTTGAAAGACCTCAATCTGATCAATATCGCCTGGGAGGAAACTGACCGCCTCAAACTCAATCTGTCCCAGTACCAACGCATCCTCGAACCCCTGCTCTCGCACGATCCATCCATCCGCGTCGCCAACCTCTGCAAACTCATCCCGCATGACCAGCGAGAAGCTTTCGAATCCCACCTCGAAACCCTCTACCAGCGTCCGGTGCCAATCACCCGTCAAGGTGAGAACGGTATGCTCCCGATGGGTCCTGCAGCGTTTTACCTGCCGATCACCCTGGTTCATCCGATCCAGGGCAACGAAAAAGTGCTCGGACTCGATCTGCTCAGCCATGCTCCGGTGCATGCAGTGATGCAGCAGTTGCTCGAAACCGGAGAACCGCAAATCACCCCTCCGCTCAAGTTGGTTCAGAGCACCAACGACGAAAAGGGACTGGTCATCTATCACCCCAGTGCACGCTTTGATCCTGAAGTGGATCCGCAACAGTCAAGCTTCAGCGTCATGAGCGTCGCCTACAACATCAGTGACGTGCTCGCAAGGGCCTGGCAAAACATCCGGGATGACGACATCATCGTCAAACTGCACGATGTCACGGATGCATCCGAACGCTTCTTTTCCGCGATTGGTCCCCGTGGTATTCTCGGTGAGGAAGAATCCAAGGCCTACATCGAAAGCGTGGAGGGGACGGATCTCTATGTGATCCGGAGCACACTTGAGGTCTGTAAGCGCACCTGGCAGTTCACCCTGCTTGCCGACGATGCCTACTACAAGCGCAACCTCTCCAATGCCTCGGTGCTCGCCATTGCGGGTGGATTTTTGATCATCCTCTGGTTTTGCTACTATTTCCTCAACCACCTCAGCACATTGTTTCATTTTGAAAACATGGTAGCCACACGCACGCAGGAACTCCAGATTGCCAAAAACCAGGCGGAGGCCTCAGCGAAGGCAAAAGCAGATTTCCTGGCCATCATGAGTCACGAAATCCGCACCCCCATGAACGGAATCTTCGGGGCCAGCGAATTGCTCGAAGACACACCACTCAATGCGGAGCAAAACCAGCTGCTCGGCATCATTCGCAAGAGCACGCGCTCGCTGCTGGCACTGATCAATGATATTCTTGATTTTTCCAAATTGGAAGTGGGGCGAACCAACCTGATGGTCGAGTCCCGCGACATCGTCTCCACTTGCCGCGACGTTCTCGAATCCCTGCGTTCCCTCGCCGAACGCAAGGGAATCAATCTACGCTTCGAATGCGATGCACAAGCTCCCGTTGTGCTCTGTTTCGACCCCAACCGTTTGGTCCAGGTGCTGACCAACCTCATCGGCAACGGTATCAAATTCACCGATCAGGGGGAAGTGTGCCTGCGCCTTCTACTGGAACCCGATGATGCAAAATGCCAGGTGACGATTCAGGTTCAGGACACTGGCATCGGTATTCCACGAAGCTTTCACCAGCACCTGTTTGAAGTTTTCAGCCAGGCTGACAGTTCGCAGGCGCGACGCTACGAGGGAACGGGACTCGGATTGGCAATCAGCCAGAAGATCATCACCCTGATGAATGGAAAACTCGATTTCGAAAGTCGTGAGGGTGAAGGCACGTGCTTTACCCTGCGACTGGCGTTTCCCAAGCCAACTGCAGGTGACGATGTGAAAACAGCACCACGCAGTCAAAAGAAGCCACCCCATCTCTACTCCCTGCTGCTGGTCGAGGATAATGCGGTGAACCAGAAGATCATCCGCCTCATGCTCGAGCGGGAGGGTTATCAGGTGGATGTGGCTCCGGACGGTGCCGATGCCCTGAACAAGATCGAACAGAGAAATTATGACCTGCTGCTCATGGATTGCGGACTTCCCATCATGGACGGCTACACCTGCACACGATCCATTCGCAGCATCGCCAAACACAGCACCCTGCCTATCATTGCCCTGACCGCTCACGCACTTGAGGGCGCCGCCGAAAAGTGCATTGCATCGGGCATGAATGCCTACTTGAGCAAGCCCATTCGCAAGCAACGCCTCTTTGAAACCATTCAGCGCCACCTGCCCGATAAGGTCTCAGCCGATGCCTTTTGA
- the xseB gene encoding exodeoxyribonuclease VII small subunit, with the protein MSNQESESRLSFEDALEQLESIVESLEAGDTPLEKLVTQYERGTELLEHCRKQLGDAELRIQKIEKTKDGFALEQIDVQS; encoded by the coding sequence ATGTCAAACCAGGAATCCGAATCCAGACTCAGTTTTGAAGACGCGCTGGAACAGCTCGAATCCATTGTGGAATCCCTCGAGGCGGGTGATACCCCACTGGAAAAACTCGTCACTCAGTATGAGCGCGGCACCGAGCTGCTGGAGCACTGCCGCAAACAACTGGGTGATGCCGAACTGCGCATCCAAAAGATCGAAAAAACCAAAGACGGGTTTGCACTCGAGCAAATCGATGTCCAGTCTTAG
- a CDS encoding endonuclease/exonuclease/phosphatase family protein, with protein MRAVTSLGIVFVVALWSPLGGGAAEPPTAIRVLSWNLRNYNLSDRYLYEQYRRQYPKPESEKAALRAVITSLAPDVLLLQEVGNDRFLRELSEDLRREAGLQYSAFETLLAVDTERRLGVMSRIPWVQVGSALPPGANFPYLGDRVGVKRGLLQVQPALPGAPALTLLTLHLKSRFTSDERDPGSAERREKEARLIRDALRDQFAADPDRAWVLVGDLNDHAASPAYDRLTVVNGQPVMLEIPVIDRSGLSWTYHYARQRRYEQIDFLFVSPSLYDSPHWQIEALIVDHPQVLQASDHRPILIDLRWIP; from the coding sequence ATGCGGGCAGTGACATCCCTCGGCATTGTGTTTGTCGTTGCGCTGTGGAGTCCGCTCGGGGGTGGGGCGGCAGAACCTCCGACTGCCATCCGCGTGCTCTCGTGGAACTTGCGCAACTATAATCTCAGCGACCGCTACCTCTACGAGCAGTACCGCAGGCAATACCCCAAGCCGGAATCGGAGAAAGCCGCGCTGCGAGCCGTGATCACTTCGCTTGCACCCGATGTTCTGTTGCTGCAGGAAGTGGGCAATGATCGCTTTTTGCGGGAACTGAGCGAGGACTTACGTCGCGAGGCAGGCCTGCAGTACAGCGCATTTGAAACCCTGCTGGCAGTAGATACCGAGCGCCGTCTGGGCGTGATGTCACGCATCCCATGGGTCCAGGTCGGCAGTGCACTGCCACCGGGAGCGAATTTTCCTTATCTGGGGGACAGGGTAGGGGTGAAGCGCGGATTGCTGCAGGTGCAGCCAGCGCTGCCCGGTGCGCCAGCACTGACGCTGCTCACCCTGCACCTCAAGAGCCGCTTCACCTCCGATGAACGGGATCCCGGCAGTGCCGAGCGCCGCGAGAAGGAGGCGCGCCTGATCCGGGATGCGCTGCGCGATCAGTTTGCAGCCGATCCCGACCGCGCCTGGGTGCTGGTAGGGGATCTCAACGATCATGCCGCCAGTCCCGCCTATGATCGCCTGACCGTGGTCAACGGTCAGCCTGTCATGCTGGAGATCCCGGTCATCGACCGCAGCGGTCTGAGTTGGACCTACCACTACGCGCGCCAGCGCCGTTACGAGCAAATTGATTTTCTCTTCGTCAGCCCCTCGCTGTACGATTCTCCCCACTGGCAGATCGAAGCGCTTATCGTGGACCACCCCCAGGTTCTGCAGGCCAGCGACCATCGCCCCATCCTCATCGATCTGCGCTGGATACCCTGA